Proteins encoded by one window of Mustelus asterias chromosome 9, sMusAst1.hap1.1, whole genome shotgun sequence:
- the tmem86a gene encoding lysoplasmalogenase TMEM86A — MVSPVTVVKNEGPKLVPFFKATCVYFVLWLPTSSPSWFSALIKCLPIFCLWVFLLAHGINFLGTRSNARKILAGLIFSALGDAFLIWQEQGYFVHGLLMFAITHILYTSAFGMKPLNPEPGCGVVAICGISYCLLYPYLSGPFTYLVAVYIALIGFMGWRAIAGVQLFNDLWTWTKLCACLGAVLFMVSDLTIAVNKFCFPVPYSRAIIMATYYAAQMLIALSVVECKDDSNRSIGKMN; from the exons GTTAAAAATGAGGGGCCTAAGTTAGTGCCTTTCTTTAAGGCCACCTGTGTGTATTTTGTTCTCTGGCTACCAACCTCCAGTCCATCGTGGTTCAGTGCACTGATCAAATGCCTGCCTATCTTCTGTCTCTGGGTATTCTTGCTGGCTCATGGAATCAACTTCCTGGGAACACGTTCCAACGCAAGGAAGATCTTGGCAGGACTGATATTTTCTGCTTTGGGAGATGCTTTTCTTATATGGCAGGAACAAGGATATTTTGTCCATG GACTGCTCATGTTTGCAATCACGCATATTCTCTACACCTCAGCCTTTGGAATGAAGCCCCTGAATCCTGAACCTGGCTGCGGAGTGGTGGCTATTTGTGGAATCTCTTACTGCCTGCTCTACCCATACCTTTCTGGCCCTTTCACCTACCTGGTGGCAGTTTACATCGCTCTAATCGGATTCATGGGCTGGCGAGCCATTGCAGGGGTGCAGCTCTTCAACGACCTCTGGACGTGGACCAAACTATGTGCCTGCCTTGGAGCCGTGCTCTTCATGGTGTCTGACCTCACCATCGCTGTCAATAAGTTTTGCTTCCCTGTGCCTTATTCCCGGGCCATCATCATGGCCACTTACTATGCTGCCCAGATGCTCATCGCCCTGTCAGTTGTGGAATGCAAGGACGATAGTAATAGGAGCATCGGAAAGATGAACTGA